Proteins from a single region of Kineosporia corallincola:
- a CDS encoding AAA family ATPase, with product MNEHDPYEDGPPPEIEAPPSRHLQAVTPDRPRWRPQLWGADRIMATEFPAPKWAVPGLLCEGVSLLAGPPKVAKSWWLLSVCLAVASGGRALGAIPVRKGPVLYLALEDTPRRLKSRMGQLLGDTPAPPGLELATEWPTMPAGGDVAIADWLDRHPDARMIGIDVFAKVRGPASPSLSAYDADYAAVGRIKKIADQYGIAIVLIHHVRKAGSEDFLQEVSGTNGIAGAADATLILKRARGQADGTLSITGRDVEETEIALTHDQNTGHWLKTDAPADEAKLGDTRAAILKHLRQEGKPLGPTAVAKGTGIDVGNVKKTMQRMSDAGQIWPVTNGRYEAPPAGAQPFPDISGDIGTGGVPTVPPVPETF from the coding sequence ATGAACGAGCACGACCCCTATGAGGACGGGCCCCCGCCCGAGATCGAGGCGCCGCCGAGCCGTCACCTGCAAGCCGTCACCCCGGACCGGCCGCGATGGCGCCCGCAGTTGTGGGGCGCCGATCGGATCATGGCGACCGAGTTCCCCGCGCCGAAGTGGGCCGTGCCCGGTCTGCTCTGCGAAGGAGTGTCCCTGCTGGCCGGGCCGCCCAAGGTTGCCAAGTCGTGGTGGCTGCTGTCGGTCTGCCTCGCGGTCGCTTCCGGCGGCCGGGCACTCGGGGCGATTCCGGTCCGCAAGGGGCCGGTGCTGTATCTGGCGCTGGAAGACACCCCGCGCCGGCTGAAGTCCCGCATGGGTCAGTTGCTCGGTGACACCCCCGCCCCGCCCGGGCTGGAGTTGGCAACGGAGTGGCCGACCATGCCGGCCGGTGGGGACGTGGCGATCGCCGATTGGCTCGACCGGCACCCCGACGCCCGGATGATCGGCATCGACGTGTTCGCCAAAGTCCGCGGGCCGGCATCGCCTTCGCTGTCGGCCTACGACGCCGATTACGCGGCCGTCGGACGGATCAAGAAGATCGCCGACCAGTACGGCATCGCCATCGTCCTGATCCACCACGTGCGCAAGGCCGGCAGCGAGGACTTCCTTCAGGAAGTCAGCGGCACCAACGGCATTGCCGGGGCGGCCGACGCCACCCTCATCCTGAAGCGCGCCCGTGGTCAGGCCGACGGCACCCTGTCGATCACCGGTCGCGACGTCGAAGAGACCGAGATCGCCCTGACTCATGACCAGAACACCGGCCACTGGCTCAAGACCGACGCGCCAGCCGATGAGGCCAAGCTCGGTGACACCCGCGCCGCGATCCTCAAACACCTCCGCCAAGAAGGAAAACCCCTCGGACCGACCGCCGTCGCCAAGGGCACCGGCATCGACGTCGGGAACGTCAAGAAGACCATGCAGCGCATGAGCGACGCCGGCCAGATCTGGCCCGTCACCAACGGCCGATACGAAGCCCCACCGGCCGGAGCACAGCCGTTCCCCGATATCAGTGGGGACATCGGCACCGGGGGTGTCCCCACTGTCCCCCCTGTCCCCGAAACCTTCTGA
- a CDS encoding helix-turn-helix domain-containing protein: protein MKTTNRSDRTSGPEFLTTEQAAERVGLSARQVRRLIAERRIGFYRAGRSVRIDPAEIIDYMLAGRVEPITETYVREHL from the coding sequence GTGAAGACCACGAACCGGAGCGACAGGACGTCGGGCCCCGAGTTCTTGACCACTGAACAGGCGGCCGAGCGAGTGGGGCTCAGCGCCCGGCAGGTGCGGCGCCTCATTGCCGAGCGGCGGATCGGGTTCTACCGCGCTGGCCGGTCGGTGCGAATCGACCCGGCCGAAATCATCGACTACATGCTCGCTGGGCGTGTAGAGCCAATTACGGAAACTTATGTGAGAGAGCATCTTTAG
- a CDS encoding tyrosine-type recombinase/integrase, translating into MANKNGHRRFGAIRKLPSGRYQARYPGPDGRMRKAPETFARKPEAERFLTLVEAQMLRHEWIDPDRGKVALQVYGERWIDERPNLRPRTVQLYRWTWNKHIVPFLGARMVNELDPAMIRTWRSDLLTDGVSIGGAAKAYRLLRAVLNTALDDELIRRNPCRIKGADQEKSAERPTLTLRQVFALVEKVPARYRALLLVAAFGSLRWGEVSALKRRDVNVITGTVRVREAYSEIRGRGLVLGPPKSRAGARVVALPAAILPVLREHVDTYVKPDADALVFTTGSGRPILRGNFNKLVRWHQTVASIGATGLHFHDLRHTGNVFAAKSGTSLRDLMTRMGHDSPRAAMIYQHATAEADTAIAAAINAELEKLVSGQTDDDGGAAGASAEVG; encoded by the coding sequence ATGGCGAACAAGAACGGTCATCGGCGCTTCGGTGCCATCCGAAAGCTCCCTTCAGGGCGTTACCAAGCTCGGTACCCCGGGCCTGACGGGCGCATGAGAAAGGCGCCCGAAACGTTCGCGCGGAAACCTGAAGCCGAGCGGTTCCTGACTCTCGTTGAAGCACAGATGCTTAGGCATGAGTGGATCGACCCGGACCGTGGCAAGGTGGCGCTTCAGGTGTACGGGGAGCGCTGGATTGATGAGCGACCCAATCTGAGGCCGCGCACAGTGCAGCTGTACCGGTGGACGTGGAACAAGCACATCGTGCCCTTCCTCGGAGCGCGAATGGTGAACGAGCTGGACCCGGCGATGATCCGCACGTGGCGCTCGGACCTGCTGACCGATGGCGTTTCGATTGGGGGCGCGGCGAAGGCGTACCGGCTGTTGCGAGCCGTGTTGAATACGGCCCTTGACGACGAACTCATCCGGCGAAACCCGTGCCGGATCAAGGGAGCCGATCAGGAGAAGAGCGCGGAGCGTCCGACGCTGACGTTGCGGCAAGTGTTCGCCTTGGTCGAGAAGGTCCCGGCACGCTACCGGGCGTTGCTTCTGGTGGCCGCGTTCGGGTCACTGCGGTGGGGTGAGGTGAGCGCGCTCAAACGGCGTGACGTGAATGTCATCACCGGCACGGTCCGGGTCCGGGAGGCATACAGTGAGATCCGGGGGAGGGGGCTGGTGCTGGGGCCGCCCAAGTCACGAGCTGGGGCGCGGGTTGTGGCCCTGCCGGCCGCGATTCTCCCGGTACTGAGGGAGCACGTGGATACCTACGTCAAACCGGATGCGGACGCTCTGGTATTCACGACCGGTAGCGGCCGGCCGATCCTGCGGGGCAACTTCAACAAACTCGTGAGGTGGCACCAGACCGTTGCCAGCATCGGCGCGACCGGGTTGCACTTCCACGACCTTCGGCACACCGGGAACGTGTTCGCTGCCAAGTCCGGAACGAGTCTGCGGGACCTCATGACGCGCATGGGGCACGACAGCCCGCGCGCGGCCATGATCTATCAGCACGCGACAGCCGAGGCCGACACCGCGATTGCTGCTGCGATCAACGCCGAGCTGGAGAAGCTCGTCAGTGGCCAGACGGATGACGACGGCGGGGCGGCCGGAGCGTCCGCAGAAGTGGGCTAA
- the dcd gene encoding dCTP deaminase, whose product MLLSDRDIRSEIDSGRVAIDPYEASMVQPSSIDVRIDRFFRLFDNHKYPVIDPSEEQPELTHQVEVKPDEAFVLHPGEFVLASTYETVTLPNDVAARLEGKSSLGRLGLLTHSTAGFIDPGFSGHVTLELSNVATLPIKIWAGMKIGQLCFFRLTSAAEHAYGSERYGSRYQGQRGPTPSRSYLSFHRTMV is encoded by the coding sequence GTGCTGCTCAGCGACCGTGACATCCGTTCGGAGATCGACTCGGGACGGGTGGCCATCGACCCCTACGAGGCGTCGATGGTCCAGCCGTCGAGCATCGATGTTCGCATCGACCGCTTCTTCCGGCTCTTCGACAACCACAAGTACCCCGTGATCGACCCGTCCGAGGAACAGCCCGAGCTGACCCACCAGGTCGAGGTGAAGCCGGACGAGGCCTTCGTGCTGCACCCCGGTGAGTTCGTTCTGGCGTCCACCTACGAGACCGTGACGCTGCCGAACGACGTGGCGGCGCGGCTGGAGGGCAAGTCGTCGCTGGGTCGTCTGGGGCTGCTGACACACTCCACGGCCGGGTTCATCGACCCCGGTTTCTCCGGTCACGTCACCCTGGAGCTGTCGAACGTGGCGACACTCCCGATCAAGATCTGGGCCGGCATGAAGATCGGCCAGCTCTGCTTCTTCCGTCTGACCAGCGCTGCTGAACACGCGTACGGAAGTGAGCGCTACGGATCGCGGTACCAGGGGCAGCGCGGGCCCACGCCGAGCCGTTCCTACCTCTCTTTCCACCGTACGATGGTGTGA
- a CDS encoding glycosyl hydrolase family 18 protein, with the protein MKRARIAVAGAAASAMAVALVATLMPSGANAANPVAATADCTGQAWAKDVAYTGGTDVVHGGHAWTAKWWTYGDVPGATGGSDVWVDGGACSGSPTGSATATPSSSATTTTDPTATTDPTDTTEPGETATDEPSAGDSRVVGYYTDWSTYQRDFQVKDLDTSGAADELTHIVYAFGNVTGGKCAVGDAYADYQKTFSAAESVSGEADTSDQAVAGNINQLRQLKAKHPGLKVIWSFGGWTWSGGFGAAAADPDAFAQSCHDLVEDERWADVFDGIDIDWEYPNDTGASTDTSGFDAYRELLASLRTEFGDDLVTSAITADGTDGGKLESADYGGAAQYVDWYMPMTYDFYGAFDADGPTAPHSPLTDFDGAANPGFDSETAIAKLKSLDIPSDKLLLGIGFYGRGWTGVTQEAPGGSATGAAPGTYEAGIEDYKVLKTRCPATGTVGGTAYAYCDGEWWSYDTPETIAGKMDYATEQSLGGSFFWDLSGDTSDAELTKAVANGLS; encoded by the coding sequence ATGAAGCGTGCACGAATCGCCGTCGCGGGGGCAGCCGCCTCCGCCATGGCTGTCGCACTGGTTGCGACACTCATGCCGTCCGGCGCCAACGCGGCCAACCCGGTGGCCGCCACCGCTGACTGCACCGGGCAGGCCTGGGCCAAGGACGTCGCCTACACCGGCGGCACCGACGTCGTTCACGGGGGTCATGCGTGGACGGCGAAATGGTGGACGTACGGCGATGTTCCGGGTGCCACCGGCGGCTCGGACGTCTGGGTGGACGGCGGAGCCTGCTCCGGCTCACCCACCGGCAGCGCCACCGCGACCCCGTCGTCGAGCGCCACCACGACGACCGATCCGACCGCCACGACGGATCCGACCGACACGACCGAGCCTGGTGAGACCGCGACGGACGAGCCGTCCGCCGGCGACAGCCGGGTGGTCGGGTACTACACCGACTGGAGCACGTACCAGCGTGACTTCCAGGTCAAGGATCTCGACACCAGCGGTGCCGCAGACGAACTCACGCACATCGTCTACGCCTTCGGCAACGTGACCGGCGGTAAGTGCGCCGTCGGTGACGCCTACGCCGACTACCAGAAGACGTTCTCGGCGGCCGAGTCGGTGAGCGGCGAGGCCGACACCTCCGACCAGGCCGTGGCCGGCAACATCAACCAGCTGCGCCAGCTGAAGGCGAAACACCCCGGTCTGAAGGTGATCTGGTCGTTCGGTGGCTGGACCTGGTCCGGCGGTTTCGGTGCGGCCGCGGCCGACCCGGACGCCTTCGCGCAGTCCTGCCACGACCTGGTCGAGGACGAGCGCTGGGCCGACGTGTTCGACGGCATCGACATCGACTGGGAGTACCCCAACGACACCGGGGCCAGCACCGACACCAGCGGCTTCGACGCGTACCGTGAGCTGCTCGCCTCGCTGCGCACGGAGTTCGGCGACGACCTGGTCACCTCGGCGATCACCGCCGACGGCACGGACGGCGGCAAGCTGGAGTCGGCGGACTACGGCGGCGCGGCCCAGTACGTGGACTGGTACATGCCGATGACGTACGACTTCTACGGTGCGTTCGACGCCGACGGCCCGACCGCCCCGCACTCCCCGCTGACCGACTTCGACGGTGCGGCCAACCCGGGCTTCGACTCGGAGACGGCCATCGCCAAGCTGAAGAGCCTCGACATTCCCTCGGACAAGCTGCTTCTCGGTATCGGCTTCTACGGCCGCGGCTGGACCGGCGTGACCCAGGAGGCCCCGGGCGGTTCGGCCACCGGTGCCGCACCGGGCACCTACGAGGCGGGCATCGAGGACTACAAGGTGCTCAAGACCAGGTGCCCGGCCACCGGGACGGTCGGCGGCACCGCTTACGCCTACTGCGACGGCGAGTGGTGGAGCTACGACACCCCGGAGACCATCGCCGGGAAGATGGACTACGCCACCGAGCAGAGCCTGGGTGGGTCGTTCTTCTGGGACCTGTCGGGTGACACCTCCGACGCCGAGCTGACCAAGGCCGTGGCGAACGGCCTGAGCTGA
- a CDS encoding carbohydrate-binding protein, with protein MSQKRLSRARRTAVVASGAVAAAVVAAVAVASPGNSAPASTVAADSFTTVWSDDFDGAAGSSPSSANWLFDLGTGYPGGASGWGTGEIETMTDSTDNVSLDGDGNLNITPVRDSSGNWTSARIETQRTDFAAPEGGVVRFESRIQLPDVSGAQAQGIWPAFWSLGEDFRGTYTNWPGIGEVDVMENVNGENTVYGTLHCGTAPGGVCNESTGLGGSKTGFSPTLQGGFHTYAVELDRTGGDEELRWYIDGEEFHSVSESQVGADVWAKATDHGFFLILNVAIGGGWPGSPTSATASGVPMVVDYVKVLQKGADTTEPSETTEPSGTTTAPSDTGTQPSTGGRDAYGTIEAESFDRQSGTTTVAANDGGEKLGSIANGDSAVFQGVDFGDTAAHTFVAEAASGADEGVSGLIEVRLDSATAEPVSTVSVANTGGWQKFREIPGELSATTGTHDVYLTFRSGQASEFVDLDSFTFRR; from the coding sequence ATGTCACAGAAACGTCTTTCGCGTGCCCGCAGGACGGCGGTCGTCGCCTCCGGCGCGGTCGCCGCGGCCGTCGTGGCGGCGGTCGCCGTCGCGTCGCCGGGCAACAGCGCACCTGCCTCGACCGTCGCGGCGGACAGCTTCACCACCGTCTGGTCGGACGACTTCGACGGGGCCGCGGGCTCCTCCCCGTCGTCCGCGAACTGGTTGTTCGATCTCGGCACCGGCTACCCGGGCGGCGCGTCCGGCTGGGGCACCGGCGAGATCGAGACGATGACCGACTCGACCGACAACGTCAGCCTCGACGGCGACGGCAACCTCAACATCACCCCGGTCCGTGACTCGTCCGGCAACTGGACGTCGGCCCGGATCGAGACCCAGCGCACCGACTTCGCCGCACCCGAAGGCGGTGTGGTGCGGTTCGAGAGCCGCATCCAGCTGCCCGACGTGAGTGGCGCCCAGGCGCAGGGCATCTGGCCGGCCTTCTGGTCGCTGGGGGAGGACTTCCGCGGGACCTACACCAACTGGCCCGGCATCGGTGAGGTCGACGTGATGGAGAACGTCAACGGTGAGAACACCGTGTACGGCACGCTGCACTGCGGCACCGCCCCGGGCGGCGTGTGCAACGAGAGCACCGGCCTGGGCGGCAGCAAGACCGGCTTCTCGCCCACGCTCCAGGGCGGTTTCCACACCTACGCGGTGGAACTCGACCGCACCGGCGGCGACGAGGAGCTGCGCTGGTACATCGACGGCGAGGAGTTCCACTCGGTGTCCGAGTCGCAGGTCGGCGCGGACGTCTGGGCCAAGGCCACCGACCACGGCTTCTTCCTGATCCTCAACGTGGCGATCGGCGGCGGCTGGCCGGGCAGCCCGACGTCGGCCACCGCCTCCGGCGTACCGATGGTCGTGGACTACGTGAAGGTGCTCCAGAAGGGCGCCGACACGACCGAGCCCTCCGAGACGACCGAGCCGTCCGGGACCACCACGGCGCCGTCCGACACCGGCACGCAGCCGTCCACGGGTGGCCGGGACGCCTACGGCACCATCGAGGCGGAGAGTTTCGACCGTCAGAGCGGCACCACGACGGTTGCCGCGAACGACGGTGGCGAGAAGCTGGGCTCCATCGCGAACGGCGACTCGGCGGTTTTCCAGGGCGTCGACTTCGGTGACACGGCCGCGCACACCTTCGTGGCCGAGGCCGCGTCGGGCGCGGACGAAGGGGTGAGCGGCCTGATCGAGGTACGGCTCGACAGCGCCACGGCGGAGCCGGTCTCGACCGTCTCGGTGGCGAACACCGGCGGCTGGCAGAAGTTCAGGGAGATCCCGGGCGAACTGTCCGCTACGACCGGAACGCACGATGTGTACCTGACCTTCAGGTCCGGTCAGGCGTCCGAGTTCGTGGACCTTGACTCCTTCACCTTCCGCCGTTGA
- a CDS encoding beta-1,3-glucanase family protein has product MPNLSRRNLLRGAIGGGVLGAVGLATVPQMVHAANGLPLTVVNNTGTYSSDQIFVHVVGTHLSTGKMGHIKADGNFAEIASSDNGSDGYASYGIRLSEMKTLPLATLSGRVYISMGQQLKFRVVGTGSGIGLQYPAGWVSSDPSYGILHDFMEFTNNDSGMYCNTTMVDMFGLPMYVTLKGATTQSIAQYEDGARSKIFAAMSKQSGFEKLVMDDLRIMAPGHGLEQGLFSSSYFDGNVNARWSQYSSATMNLTANNQKYTGKIEGSNFVFRQNGTVKATFAKPSTSDVLFCNGALAAPNDGVGGPIAAVLAAGLNRGVLLKTTQPVTDPSQYYAGERVNHYSRIIHENTKDGKAYGFAFDDVCEQASYIQDNAPTSVTLTLQAF; this is encoded by the coding sequence ATGCCAAACCTGAGCCGCCGCAACCTTCTCCGCGGCGCCATCGGCGGTGGTGTGCTGGGGGCCGTCGGCCTCGCCACCGTTCCGCAGATGGTGCACGCCGCGAACGGTCTGCCGCTCACGGTCGTGAACAACACCGGCACCTACAGCAGTGACCAGATCTTCGTGCACGTCGTCGGCACCCACCTGTCCACCGGCAAGATGGGCCACATCAAGGCCGACGGCAACTTCGCCGAGATCGCCTCGTCCGACAACGGTTCCGACGGCTACGCCAGCTACGGCATCCGGCTCAGCGAGATGAAGACCCTTCCCCTGGCCACGCTCTCGGGCCGGGTGTACATCTCGATGGGGCAGCAGCTGAAGTTCCGGGTGGTCGGCACCGGCAGCGGTATCGGCCTCCAGTACCCGGCGGGCTGGGTGAGCAGCGACCCGTCCTACGGCATCCTGCACGACTTCATGGAGTTCACGAACAACGACTCCGGCATGTACTGCAACACCACCATGGTCGACATGTTCGGCCTGCCGATGTATGTGACGCTCAAAGGCGCCACCACGCAGTCGATCGCGCAGTACGAAGACGGTGCCCGGTCGAAGATCTTCGCGGCCATGAGCAAGCAGAGCGGCTTCGAGAAGCTGGTGATGGACGACCTGCGCATCATGGCCCCCGGTCATGGTCTGGAGCAAGGGCTGTTCTCCAGCAGCTACTTCGACGGCAACGTGAACGCCCGCTGGTCGCAGTACAGCTCGGCCACCATGAACCTGACGGCCAACAACCAGAAATACACCGGCAAGATCGAGGGCTCGAACTTCGTCTTCCGGCAGAACGGCACGGTGAAGGCAACTTTCGCCAAACCGAGCACCAGCGACGTGCTGTTCTGCAACGGTGCCCTGGCCGCGCCGAACGACGGGGTGGGCGGCCCGATCGCGGCGGTGCTGGCGGCCGGCCTGAACCGGGGTGTGCTGCTCAAGACCACCCAGCCGGTCACCGACCCGTCGCAGTACTACGCCGGCGAACGGGTCAACCACTACTCGCGCATCATTCACGAGAACACGAAAGACGGTAAGGCCTACGGCTTCGCCTTCGACGACGTCTGCGAGCAGGCGTCCTACATCCAGGACAACGCCCCGACGAGCGTGACCCTGACGTTGCAGGCATTCTGA
- a CDS encoding beta-1,3-glucanase family protein, whose translation MPNLSRRHLLRGAIGGGVLGAAGLLTVPQMVHAAEGLPLKVVNRTGRYKSDDIWVHVVGTELATGRMGHVKANGNFAAAALSDNHADGYARYGVRLSEMKSLPLAALSGRVYISMGKQLKFKVVGTGSGLGLQYPAGWVKTDPSYKILHDFMEFTNNDSGFYCNTTMVDMFGLPMYITLAGSKTRTIARYEEGARARIFAEMRKRPAFKKLVVGNLRVIAPGHGLDRGIFSSTYLDPYIDARWKQYETETLTVVANNITYRGTVEGSKLVFRQGGAVKASFARPSTRDVLFCDGTLAAPNDGVGGPIAAVLAAGLNRGVLQRPKQPIKNADLYYRAKRTNHYSRIIHENTVDGKAYGFAFDDVCSQASYIEDGSPKNVTLTLQPF comes from the coding sequence ATGCCGAACCTGAGTCGTCGTCACCTGCTGCGCGGTGCGATCGGTGGTGGTGTGCTCGGCGCCGCCGGCCTGCTCACCGTGCCACAGATGGTGCACGCGGCCGAGGGCCTGCCCCTGAAGGTCGTCAACCGCACCGGCAGGTACAAGAGCGACGACATCTGGGTGCACGTGGTCGGCACCGAGCTGGCCACCGGCCGGATGGGACACGTCAAGGCCAACGGCAACTTCGCCGCGGCGGCGCTGTCCGACAACCACGCGGACGGCTACGCCCGCTACGGGGTGCGGCTGAGCGAGATGAAGTCGCTTCCGCTGGCGGCACTTTCGGGACGTGTCTACATCTCGATGGGCAAGCAGCTGAAGTTCAAGGTGGTCGGCACCGGCAGCGGGCTGGGGCTCCAGTACCCGGCGGGCTGGGTGAAGACCGATCCGTCGTACAAGATCCTGCACGACTTCATGGAGTTCACGAACAACGACTCCGGCTTCTACTGCAACACCACGATGGTCGACATGTTCGGCCTGCCGATGTACATCACGCTCGCCGGCAGCAAGACACGCACCATCGCGCGGTACGAGGAGGGCGCCCGGGCACGGATCTTCGCCGAGATGCGCAAGCGTCCCGCCTTCAAGAAGCTGGTCGTCGGCAACCTGCGGGTGATCGCCCCCGGGCACGGCCTGGACCGCGGCATCTTCTCCAGCACCTACCTCGATCCCTACATCGACGCCCGCTGGAAGCAGTACGAGACCGAGACGCTCACGGTGGTGGCCAACAACATCACCTACCGGGGCACGGTGGAGGGCTCGAAGCTGGTGTTCCGGCAGGGGGGTGCGGTGAAGGCGTCGTTCGCCAGGCCGTCCACCCGCGACGTGCTGTTCTGCGACGGCACACTGGCCGCGCCCAACGACGGCGTGGGTGGCCCGATCGCCGCGGTGCTGGCCGCCGGCCTGAACCGTGGTGTGCTGCAACGCCCGAAGCAGCCGATCAAGAACGCCGATCTGTACTACCGGGCCAAGCGCACGAACCACTATTCGCGGATCATTCACGAGAACACCGTGGACGGCAAGGCGTACGGCTTCGCCTTCGACGACGTCTGCTCGCAGGCCTCGTACATCGAGGACGGCTCTCCGAAGAATGTGACGCTGACGCTCCAGCCCTTCTAG